A region of the Flintibacter sp. KGMB00164 genome:
AGGCCGTTGAGGTAGTTGATGGAGGCCATGATGTCCTCTTTGATGATGTGCTTGGGCACCAGGTCGTCCACATGGGCGGCGATCTGCTCCTTGAGCTCCTCACCGCTGAACTGGTCCATCAGCTGGCACAGCACGGGGAAGAAGACCATCTCGGAGATGCCGCACTCCTCGGGATCGAAGTCCACGAAGTTCTTCATGTCCACCATGTTGTTGGAGAAGACCTTCACCTGCTTGCCGTCGTCGTCCAGCACCACCTCGTTAACGCCCTTGGCAGCCAGCTCACGGGCGCGCTCACGGGACAGGGACTCACCGGCCTCGGCGATGATCTCGCCGGTGCGGGGGTCGGCCACGGGCATGGCCAGGGTGTGGCCGGAGATACGGGTGGCCAGGTTCATCTTCTTATTGAACTTGTAACGGCCCACGGCGGACAGGTCATAACGCCGGGGATCGTAGAAGGTGGCGTTGAGCAGGCTCTCGGCGGAGTCCAGCGTGGGGGGCTCGCCGGGACGCAGCTTGCGGTAGATCTCCAGCAGGGCCTCCTCGTAGGTCTTGCAGGAATCCTTCTCCATGGTGGCCACGATCCGCTCGTCCTCACCGAACATCTCCAGGATCTCGGCGTCGGTCTTGGGACCAACCGCACGGATCAGGCAGGTGATGGGGAGCTTGCGGTTCTTATCGATGCGGACATAGAAGATGTCGCTGAGATCGGTCTCATACTCCAGCCAGGCGCCCCGGTAGGGGATCACGGTGGTGGCGAAGGTCAGGTTATCCGCCTTGTCCGCAGTACGGGTGTAGTACATGCCGGGAGAACGGACGATCTGGGAGACGATGACACGCTCGGCGCCATTGATCACAAAGGTGCCGGAGTTGGTCATGATGGGGAAATCTCCCATGAAGATCTCCTGCTCCTTGATCTCCTCGGTCTCCTTGTTGCGCAGACGTACCTTCACCTTGATGGGAGCGGCGTAGGTGGCGTCCCGGGCCTTACACTCCTCCACGTCGTACTTGGGCTTCTCGTCCATGGAGTAGTCGATGAAGCTCAGCTCCAGGTTGCCGGCGTAGTCGGTGATGGCGGCTACGTCCTTGAAGACCTCACGCAGGCCGGTGTCCAAGAACCACTGGTAGGACTTCTTCTGCACCTCCAGCAGGTTGGGCATCTCCAGGATCTCCTGGTAGCGGGCAAAGCTCTTGCGCAGGGTCCGGCCGTAGTACACGTCCTTGGCTCTGGCTTCCACGCGGGCGCGCACGTCTTCCATGCTTTCCTTTACCATTCTAAAAATCAACTCGCTTTCTTCGTCACTAAACGGGCAGATCTACTGTTTTCCGGTGGGTTTGCGGCGAATCCCATCCGTTTCTTTGTGGAGAATCCACAATTTCCCGGATTTCACTTGGTGCCGCACACCCGGGCGCGTTGTTCGTTTTCTATCGGTTTCTCTTGCCTTTTTATATTGGCTATGCTACACTGTCTCAAGAACATGGGGGACCTTGTTCTTTTTGACATGGATATAAAAGCATTTTATTGTACCATGGTTGGCAGATTTTTGTCAACCGCTTTTTTATTTTTTCTTGTCCTGTATAACGCCGCAGGGCCGCAGATTTTTACATCTGCGGCCCTGCGGCGGTTGTTTTTAGAAAGGAATGGTCCTTGCTGACTTATTTAATTTTGATCTTAAAGATCGCCTTTTTAATGGTGGTGGGCTCCCCTACCTTCACCGCAGTGCGGTGAGCATCGGCGGGATAGCACAGCAGGAAGTCACCTGCGTTGAGCACCACATGGCTGTTGGGCTCGCCCTCCAGAGGCAGGAAGTCGTCCTTCTCCACAAACTCCTTCTGCTCCATGTTGTCGATGAAGTTCACATCGATCTGCTCGGGGCCGCGGAGCATGAAGTGCAGGTCCAGATACTGCCGGTGGGCCTCCCAGAAGCGGTCGGCGGCGTTGGTGGTCTCGTACTCCACGATGTTGACGAACAGGTCGTCCCCGTCGATGGTGTGGCTGCCCTTCTCAAAGCTGAGCAGATCGTGGGTGTTGGCGTAGTCAAAGCATTTGCCCACCACGTCCTCCAGCCAGGCATAATCTTTGCGATCACGGATGTTGCCGAATACCATGGATATGGCCTCCTTGTTTTTTGAAGGCTCCCGGCCTAGCCGGGAGCCTCAGAGCTCTGTGGAAACAGAGGTTAGTTCTTGTAGATGGTGGTATTGGGAGCGGGAACGCTCTTGTCACCCTTCACCGCACGCCAAATCATGGAAGCGGGGATACCCACAACCAGGGACACGGCGATGGAGATGATGGAGTAGGACCAGATGGACACATCAGCAGCATAGGGGCCGTACTTGATAAAGACCATCACAGCGGAAGCAGCGATGAAAGCCAGGGTGGTACCAAAGGTGTTGGCCACCTTGGTGAAGGCGCCCAGGATGAAGCTGCCGATCAGGATGCCCAGAACCAGGCCCATGAAGCCGTTGAACCACTCGTAAGCGGACTTGACGCCGCCGTTGGCCAGAACCATGGCCACCACGATGGAGAAGATACCAACCAGCAGAGAGACGTACTGACCGATCTTGGTCTGGGTCTCAAAGCTCAGCTTCTTCTTGGACAGACGCTCCTGAATGTCCAGGGTCCAGCTGGAAGCCACGGAGTTCAGGCCGGTGGACAGGGTGGACTGAGCAGCGGCATAGATGGCAGCCAGCAGCAGGCCGGTGACGCCGACAGGCAGCTCAAAGGCAATCCAGGAAGCGAAGATCTGATCCTGCTGAGCAGCGGGGGGCAGGGGGTTGCCCTGGGTCTGATAGAAGGCATACAGGCCGGTGCCGATGAGGTAGAAGACGGTGGCAATGAAGATGGACAGGCAGCCGTTGGCCAGCATCATCTTGTTGAGCTTCTTGGTGTCGGTGGTGGTGGTGAAGCGCTGCACGATGTCCTGAGAGGAGACGTAGGAGCCCATGGTGTTGAAGCCGGCGCCCACGATCAGCAGGAACACGCTGTCCTTCAGGATGTTGGCGTCAAAGATGGGCTGATCCACAGCCAGGAACTTGTGGTTGTTGGTAAACTCGTTGATGATGGCACCGAAACCGCCATCCAGGTGAGCAATCAGGAAGATGAGACCGAAGGTAACGCCGATGAGCAGCACGGAACCCTGGATGAAGTCGGTCCACAGCACGCTCTTCAGGCCGCCGGTGTAGGAGTAGATGATGGCGATGATGCCCATGATGATGATCAGGATGTTCACGTTGATGCCCATCAGAGAGGACAGCACCATGCAGGGCAGGTACATGATGATGGACATACGGCCCACCTGATAGATGATGAACATGACAGCGCCCAGCACGCGCAGGAACTTGCTGTTGAAGCGCAGCTCCAGATAGTGGTAAGCGGTATCAATGTCCAGCTTGCTGTAAATAGGCAGGAAGAACTTGATGGTCAGAGGAATGGCCAGCAGCATACCCAGCTGGGCAAACCACATGATCCAGGTGCCGGCGTAGGAGTTGCCGGCCAGGGACAGGAAGGAAATGGGGCTGAGGAGGGTAGCGAAGATGGACACGGAGGTGACCCACCAAGGCACAGTTCCGTCGCCCTTGAAGTACTCTTTGCCCTTCATCTCTTTCTTGGCAAAGTGCAGACCAGCAAACAGAACCGCCAGCAGATAGACGATCAGTACTGCCAGGTCAATGTAAGTAAAACCTTGCATGTTAGGCATGTGTTGTTATCTCCCTTATCTTAAATTCTCCCGGACAGGCGGCACCACACTCCGCCTGTCCGGCGCGATTGGCTTTGCGGAGGATTGTTATGCGGGGGATCGGTTATACAATAGATCAGCAGTACTTAGCCTTGGCAGCCATGACCATAGCGGCGGCCTCCTTGGCCACAGCCTTGTCGGCCTCCTGCAGGTTCTCCAGAGGCTCACGCACACCGCCCAGATCCAGGTTCTCGTTGATGCGGAGCATCTCCTTGGCCACGGCGTACATGTTGGCGTGGCTGGAGCACATCTTGTAGATGATCTCGTTGATGTCATACTGCAGCTCGGTGGCCTTGTCACGCTCGCCGGCAACGATCAGCTCGTTGAGCTTCAGGAACAGCTCGGGCATGACGCCGTAGGTGCCGCCGATGCCGCCGTCAGCGCCGATGGCGCGGCCGGCCACAAACTGCTCGTCGGGACCGTTGAACACCACGAACTCGCCCTTGGCAGCCTTGCCGGCGGCCTTGAACATCTGGATGTCCTGGGTGGGCATGGAGGAGTTCTTCACAGCCACAACCTTGGGGTTCTTCATCATCTCAGCAAACAGGCTCATGGTCAGAGCGGTACCGGCCAGCTGGGGGATGTTGTAGATAACAAAGTCGGTGTTGGGAGCGGCAGCGCTGATGGCATTCCAGTAAGCAGCGATGGAATACTCAGGCAGGCGGAAGTAGATGGGAGGGATGGAAGCGATGGCGTCCACGCCCACTTCCTCAGAGTGCTTGGCCAGCTCCACGCTGTCCCGGGTGTTGTTGCAGGCCACGTGGTTGATGACGGTCAGCTTGCCCTTGGCCACGGCCATCACGTTCTCGATGATGATCTTACGCTCAGCGACGCCCTGGTAGATGCACTCGCCGGAGGAGCCGTTGACGTACACGCCCTTGACGCCCTTGTCCACATAGTACTGGGTCAGAGCGCGCACCCGCTCGGGGCTGACGTTGCCCTGCTCGTCATAGCAGGCGTAGAATGCAGGAATAATGCCCTTATACTTGTCCAGATTGCTCATGATTTTTTCCTCCTCTATATATATGTCTCCGGCCTCGCTTCAGGCCCGGAGAGGTTTCTCCGCGCACACCGCGCGGTTAGGGAACATGTTCAGTGGGCCAGGATCTCGCCCAGCATGGTATCCACCATAATCAGGCAGCGGGGCACATGGAAGGGACCCTTGAAGGTGCAGCCCTTGCAGGCAGGCATGGTGGGCTTGCCATCCCGGCGGAGATAGCCGTACCACTCACCGTACTCGTCGTCAGCAAAGTAGGTCTTGCAGTAATCCAGCACCTTGAAGAACCAATCCAGGTACTTCTCATCGCCGCTGTCCCGATACATCATCAGGCTGGCGATCAGGGCCTCGTTGTGGGGCCACCACAGCTTCATGTCGTGCTCATAAGCCTCGGGGGGGAAGCCCTTGCAGTCGATGAAGTACAGGATTCCTCCGTATTCGTTGTCCCAGCCGTTGGCGATGGCCATGTCAAAGACCTCCATGGCCTTGCGGCGCAGCTCGTCGTCGTTGGTGTACTTGGCCTGCTCCATCAGGAACCAGGAGCACTCAATATCGTGGCCGGGGTTCACAAAGCGGCCGGCAGAGATGTCGCCCATGAACTCGCCGTTGGGACCCACGGTCTCCAGAGTACACTTGAGTTCGGGCTTGTGGTGATACTTAAAGATGGTCTCCACGCACTCCTTGGCCCGCGCGTCGTACAGCTCGCGCTGCTCAGGGTCGCAGCGGCGCAGGACCGAGGTGATGTTCAGGTAGATCATGGGGTCGGCCAGAGCCCGGCCGGTGCGGGTCTCGGGAATGGTCTTGGGGCCCATGCCGGTGGGGTCCTTGATGAGACCGTTGTTCAGGTTCCAGATCAGCTCGTAGGCGCGGCGGGCACGCTCAATGTACTCCTTCTCGCCGGTCAGGCCGTAATACTCGGCGTTGGCCAGAGCGTAGAAGCCCTCGGAGAAGCAGTAGCGGCGCTGACGCAGAGGCTTGCCATCAGCGGTGACGGTGAAGTACATCCGGTCACCGGCCTCGCGGTTGATGCAGTACTTCTCCATGAAGTCCAGGCAGCTCTTGCTGGCTTGCATCCACTCATCCCGCTTGCCGTACACGTGGCACAGGTAGGCGTAGGTCCAGCCGCAGCGGCCCTGCATCCACACGCTCTTGTCGGTGGAGAACAGCCGGCCGGTGCGGTCGATGCAGGTGTACACGCCGCCGTGCTCCTTGTCCATACCGTACTTCAGCCAGAACTCCGCGCTGCTGGCCAGCTCTTTTTCCACCCACTGTTTGGCCTGTTCCAGTTTCTTTACATCCATGTTAAGACCAACCTTTCCTTTGTCAGATATCTTTGATATCTGTCCGCTCTGTTTACTTGTTTTCCTTTTGTTGTAACCATCATAGCACTTGTGAAAATAATTTTCAATTCGTATTAGTGTTTAAAATTTTTTCACAATTTCTGTGTACAATGACAAATGAATGTGAAATTTTCTTGAAGCATGTGGTTTTTTACCTGTATTTATTCCATTCTTTTCTGACTCACTCCCGCTCCTCCCCGCTTTGAAAATAATTTTCATTCCACTTCCCTTCTCCGAAGTGTCTCTCCTCTTCTCTTTCTTCCGTCATCTCTCACAGTTTCCGGCGGGAAAAACCCGCTACCAATTTTCTAAGGTGTGTGATATGATAAAGGGCGGTTTCAAGATACTTTACCAGAAAGAAGGGTTTTCAATATGCACTGTATCCGTCATGTCACCGAAGATCTGATTTGGATCGGCGGAAACGACCGCCAGCACCCCCTGTTCGAGAGCACCCATCCGGTTCCCCGTGGGATGTCCTTCAACTCCTACTTGCTGCTGGATGAGAAGACCGTGCTGTTTGACACGGTGGACCGGGCCGTTCAGACCCAGTTCTTTGAAAATCTGGAGTATGCTCTGGGCGGTCGTAAGCTGGACTATGTCTTTGTCCACCACATGGAGCCCGACCACGCCGCTACTCTGGGCGATGTGATGCTCCGCCATCCCGAGGCCACCATCGTCTGCAACGGCAAGATCCTGAACATGATCCGCCAGTTCCACTGCACCGATCCCAAGGAAGTCCATCTGGTCAACGAGGGCGACTCCATCACCACCGGCCGGCACACCTTCACCTTCGTCAACGCCCCCATGGTCCACTGGCCCGAGGTTATGGTGAGCTACGACTCCACCGATAAGATTCTCTTCTCCGCCGATGCCTTCGGCACCTTCGGCGCCCTCAACGGCGTACTCTTTGCTGATGAGGTAAACTTTGACCGGGACTGGCTGGATGAGGCCCGCCGGTATTACACCAACATCGTGGGCAAGTACGGTCCCCAGGTTCAGGCCCTGCTGAAAAAGGCCGCCGGCCTGGATATCCAGATGATCTGCCCCCTCCACGGTCCCGTGTGGCGCAAGGATCTGGGCTACATCGTGGACAAGTACGCCAAGTGGGCCGCCTATGAGCCCGAGGTCCAGGGCGTGCTCATCGCCTTTGCCTCCGTGTACGGCGGCACCGAGACGGCTGCCAACATCCTGGCCTGCCGTCTGGCCGAGATGGGCATCCCTGTGGAGATGTACGACGTGTCGGTGACCCACTACTCCTACGTTCTCTCCGACGCCTTCAAGTACAGCCACATCGTCTTTGCCTCCACCACCTATAACAACGGCATCTTTGTCTCCATGGAGAATCTCCTCCACGACATCGCCCACCACGCCCTGCGCAACCGCAAGGTCGCCCTCATTCAGAACGGTTCCTGGGCTCCCGCCAGCGGCAAGCTGATGACCGAAATCATCTCTGGCATGAAGGGCATGGAGATTCTGGAGGCCCCTGTCACCCTGAAGTCCACCCTGGCTCCCGGCCAGGACGCCGAGCTGGAGGCCCTGGCCAAGGTCCTCGCCGCCAGCGTGAAGGGCGAAGAAGTGGTCGAGGAAGCTCCCGCTCCCCAGGACAAGCCCAAGGGCTTTGTCTGCAAGATCTGCGGCTTTGTTTACGAGTCGGATACCCTGCCTGACGACTTCATCTGCCCCATCTGCCGCCGTCCCGCCAGTGATTTCGAACCCTTAGCCTGAATATCAAAATACCCCCGTTTCGCTTCATGCGAAACGGGGGTATTTTCTTTATCTGAAATCAGGGCATCAGCGCCTGTCGGCTTTTTCCACCAGGCTGAGGCGCCACATTGCGGGTGTGGCGAATCTCCTCCCAGACTGTGGTCTTTTTAAAGTAGCAGCCCACGGTAATAGGCAGCCAGCTCAGCAGGAACAGCCAGTAGCAGGCAACGCCCTTCCACAGGCGGCGGTCCCACTTATTCTCCACCGTCACCACCAGCACAGCCGCCGCCGTAGCGCCCAGCGCGCTGATCACCAGATTCAGGGCAAAGGCTCCCAGAGCCAGGGACAAAGAGAAGTAGGGCCGGGAGCAGCCCACCGCCAGAGCGGAGAGCACCGAGCTGCCCAGAGCAGCCACCTGGTAGGCGGGCACCAGCATGGTAGCGCCCATATCAAACACCACGCTGTCCGGCTTGCGCATCATGCGCTCCATGATCACAGGCAGATACTGATGGGCGATCTGAATGGTGCCGCTGGTCCAGCGGCGGCGCTGCTTCACCGAGATCTCATAGCTCAAAGGCTGCTCGTCATAGGTGATCGCCAGAGGGACCCACCAGATCTTTACCTCGGCCATAGCCAGCTGAACGGACATCTCCAGATCCTCACTGATGGTCTGGGTACGCCAGCCGCCCATCTTCTCCAGCGCGGCGGCGGACACCATAAAGCCGGTGCCGCCCAGCATGGCGGACAGTCCCAGTCCAGCCTTGCCGTTGTTGTGGAAGCGGCTCATCATCCAGTAGTAAATGGAGTAGCAGCCAGAAAAAGCGGTATCGTAGGGATTCTTGCTGTCCCGGTAGCCCTGAGCCGCCCGGGCGCCGGCACAGTAGGCGTTGTTCATTTCCTTCAAGAAATCGGGGTGGGCCACATTGTCCGCGTCGAACACGCAGAAAGCATCGTAGCCACGACCAGCCAGCTGGTTGTAGGCAAAGCGCATGACCTCGCCCTTGCTCTTGACGGGAACGGTGCACTCCAGTACCTTGGCGCCGAAATTGGCGGCCGCCTGAGCGGTGTTATCGGTACAGTTATTGGGGATCACGTATACATCATACAGTTCCGGGGGATAGTTCTGGGCCAGCAGGCTGTTGACCAGGGAGCCGATGACCAGCTCCTCATTGCGGGCAGCGATCAAAACAGCAAACCGGGTCCGGGCCGGGTGCCTGCCGTAATCCATGGGGCGCCGCCAGGACATCAGAGCTGTCACAAAATAATAACCGCCCCAAACGGTCATTGCCAGACCCAATACACTGGCAAAAGCCAGCATCAATCGTGCGGTAAACTCCATGGTCCAATCCTCCTTTGCTTGATGGTCCCAGTGTAACAGTGAAATGTTAAGCCCACACCATATAAATCATTAAGATTTTTAAAAGATCTCTTTAAAAGCCCCTTTTCCCCTTACTTTCTCCCCTCTATTCCAGAGTGGGGAAAAATTAACAGAATGTTTGTTTGCCTTTTTCCCCCGCTCCCTTTATAATATTTACATAATACTTTTTATTTTTATCCACTTTTTGTTGTTCCTTTTCACCCATTATAGCGCTGCATGACCACCTTTGCGTGTTCCGGTTCTGCCGCGCTAGCGCAAAGGAGGTACCTATTTGCTTCAGTTTGAACATGTCTCCCTGGCCTACGGTTCCCAGCAGATTCTGCACGATCTGTGCTTTCAGATCCCGGACGGTCAAATGACCGTGCTCATCGGCCCGTCCGGCTGCGGCAAGACCACCACGCTGAAAATGATCAACCGCCTCATCGAGCCCACCAGCGGAAAGATCTATCTGGATGGCGAAGACATCGCCACCAAGGACAAGGTGGATCTGCGCCGGCATATCGGCTATGTCATCCAGCAGATCGGCCTGTTCCCCAATATGACGGTGGCCCAAAACATCTGCGTGGTTCCCACTCTGCTGAAATACAGTAAGGAGGAGTGCGACCGCATCGCCCGGCAGCTGCTGGAGATGGTCAATCTCCCCTATGAGCAGTACGCCCATAAATACCCCAGCGAGATGTCCGGCGGTCAGCAGCAGCGCATCGGCATCCTCCGGGCACTGGCTGCCTCGCCCCCCATCGTCCTGATGGATGAGCCCTTCTCCGCCCTGGACCCCATGACCCGCCGTTCCCTGCAGCAGGAGGTGCGCAACCTTCAGCAGAAGCTGCACAAGACCATCGTCTTTGTCACCCACGACATGGAGGAAGCCCTGGACCTGGCGGACGTGATCGTCTTTATGGACCACGGCAAGATCGTACAGATGGCGCCCCCGGAGGAGATGCTGGCCCACCCGGCTACCGGGCAGATTCAGGACTTTTTGGGCAAGTTCATTCAAACCAACTCCCCCAACGACCTCACTGCCGCCGACTTCATGCGCACCGGCGTTTACGCCGTCTCCGCCAACCGCGGCATCAATGAGTGCGTCAGTAAAATGCAGCGCCACAATGTAGACACCCTGCTGGTGGTAGACGATCAGGGCAAGTATCAGGGCACAGTCTCCATCGCCGACATCCGTCTCACCGGCCACGTGGTCAAGACCATTCAGCCTCTGATCCGCTGCAACACTCCCACCGTCCACGCCCAGGATAACGCCAAGGACTGCTTTGACCAGCTCATCTCCAGCGGCGCCCCCTACCTCGTGGTGCTGGGAGACGGAGAACAAGTAGCCGGCATCATCACCAAAACCAGCATGGCCTCCGCCATGGCAGAGCAGCTTTGGGGGTGAGGCAGAGTGACATTCCACGACTTACCAAAGGCTCTGCTGGAACATCTGGGTTTTACCTTTGTCTCGGTAGCGGTAGGCTTTGTGCTGGGCGTGCTGCTCGGCATTCTGCTCTCTCGCCTGCCGAAAAACCTGTCCAAGCTGATTTTACCCATCCTCTCCATCTTCAACACCATCCCCGGCGTCGTATTTGTGGGCCTGCTGTTTCTGGTTCTGGGCATGCAGCCTATCACCGTGCTTATCGCCCTGTCCATCTACGCAACCTTTCCCATCCTCAAAAATACGTACGCCGGTCTCTCCTCGGTGGAGGGGCAGTATATTGAGGCAGCCAAGGGCTGCGGTATGAGCCCCATCCAGTGTCTCGTCCGGGTGGAACTGCCTCTGGCTCTGCCCACCATCATCGGCGGACTGCGCATGTCCACCGTCTACACCGTCAGCTGGGCGGTGCTGGCCGCCATGATCGGACAAGGAGGCCTTGGCACCTTCATCTACGCAGGCGTCAGCGCCAATGACAACGGTCTCATCCTTCTGGGCGCCGTTCCCGCTGCCATCCTGGCCTTTGTACTGGGCTCTTTGGTGGACGCCCTTCAGCGCCGGGCCGTGCCCCGTGGCATGCGGAAAGGGGGTGGGGACCTGTGACCTTCCAAGTGATCTTTGAGCACCTGTCCATGGTCATTGTGGCCCTGCTCTTTGCCCTCATCGCCGGCGTCCCCCTGGGTGTACTCTCCTACTTCTATCCCCGGACGGGCAAGATCATCCTGCGGGTGGTGGACCTCATTCAGACTACCCCCGCCCTGGCTCTGCTGGGTATTATCATGGTGTTTATGGGCGCCGGAAAGCCCACCGTCATCGTGGGCCTGGCCCTCTACTCCCTGCTTCCTATCGTACGCAACACGGTGCTGGGCCTCAACCAGGTACCCTCTGCTCTGAAAGAGGCGGCCACCGGCATGGGCATGACCCGGATGTACCAGCTGCGGCGGGTGGAGATCCCCCTGGCCGCCCCCATCATCTTTACCGGTGTGCGCATCGCTGCTGTCAACGCCATCGGCACGGCGGTCTTTGCCGCCATGGTGGGCGGCGGAGGCCTGGGCAACATCATCAACACCGGCATCCGGCAAAATGATATGAAGGCCATTCTCAGCGGCACCGGTGTGCTCATGGCTATGGCCCTCATTCTGGATCTTATCATGGCCCTGGTGGAGCATCGCATGAACCGCCGCTCCGACCGCGCCCCCTCCCCTGCCGGCAAGCTGCTCACCCGGGCCGTGGCTGCGGTAACTGCGGTGGCCTGTGTGGCTCTTACCGTGTGGACCTTCCTTCCCCAGCAGGAGGACGGTCTGGTCCTCTACGAGGGGCAGTTCTCCGAGGTCCAGCTGGTCAATAGCATGATCAAGCAGTTGGTGGAGGACCGCTACAACCTCACTGTCACCATCAAGGACCAGATGACGGCCGTCAACAACTTCAATGCTATGACAGGGCAGGACCACAGCTGTGACCTGATGTACACCTGGGACGGCACCCTGCTGACCACCATCATGGGACTGGACACCACCGATATCCCCGATGGGCAGACACTCTATGACTTTGTCAACGAGAAGATGAATACGGAATATGACGCCCGTCTCATGGGCAAGATCGGCGTGAACAACACCTACGCCATCGGCGTGACCCAGGATGTGATGGACACCTATCATCCCACAAAAATCAGCGATCTGGTGCCTGTTGCCGGCGAGCTGCGCTTCGGCGCCGAGTCTGACTTCTTCACCAGTGCAGGCAGTATGAAGTATGATCCCTTCGTTCAGTTCTATGGCCTGAACTTTGCCAAGGCCACCCCGGTGGACATCATGCTCAAGTACACCGCCATTGAGCAGGGAGCCTATGATGTGATGGTCGTCTACGCCACCGACGGTCTGAACATCCGGGCGGGCCTTACTGTATTGGAGGATGACCTGCACTTCTTCCCCGACTACTACGGCACCATTCTGGTGCGCAACGATGTATTTGAGCGTTTCGAGGAACAGGCACCTGATCTGGAGGAAACCCTGTCCCTGCTCAACGGTAAGTTTACCGACCAGCTCATGAG
Encoded here:
- a CDS encoding glycine betaine ABC transporter substrate-binding protein, which codes for MTFQVIFEHLSMVIVALLFALIAGVPLGVLSYFYPRTGKIILRVVDLIQTTPALALLGIIMVFMGAGKPTVIVGLALYSLLPIVRNTVLGLNQVPSALKEAATGMGMTRMYQLRRVEIPLAAPIIFTGVRIAAVNAIGTAVFAAMVGGGGLGNIINTGIRQNDMKAILSGTGVLMAMALILDLIMALVEHRMNRRSDRAPSPAGKLLTRAVAAVTAVACVALTVWTFLPQQEDGLVLYEGQFSEVQLVNSMIKQLVEDRYNLTVTIKDQMTAVNNFNAMTGQDHSCDLMYTWDGTLLTTIMGLDTTDIPDGQTLYDFVNEKMNTEYDARLMGKIGVNNTYAIGVTQDVMDTYHPTKISDLVPVAGELRFGAESDFFTSAGSMKYDPFVQFYGLNFAKATPVDIMLKYTAIEQGAYDVMVVYATDGLNIRAGLTVLEDDLHFFPDYYGTILVRNDVFERFEEQAPDLEETLSLLNGKFTDQLMSQLTYRVDVEQEPVDQVARDFLVEAGLLEQ